In Streptomyces dangxiongensis, one DNA window encodes the following:
- a CDS encoding DUF6314 family protein, with the protein MDELWPVADLLAHLAGRWRAERSVRDLASGDTGHFTGETVFSPLDGGGLLHTESGTFTWQGVARPATRTLRFLPGPTPGRADVRFADGRPFHALDLTSGRHVADHPCAADLYRGVFTVRDAGHWRTVWRVGGPAKDLVLITDYAREA; encoded by the coding sequence TTGGACGAGTTGTGGCCCGTGGCCGACCTGCTGGCGCATCTCGCCGGACGCTGGCGGGCCGAGCGGAGCGTGCGGGACCTGGCGAGCGGGGACACCGGACACTTCACCGGGGAGACCGTCTTCAGCCCGCTGGACGGCGGCGGACTGCTGCACACGGAGTCCGGCACCTTCACCTGGCAGGGCGTGGCGCGGCCGGCCACGCGGACCCTGCGGTTCCTGCCGGGGCCCACGCCGGGCCGGGCGGACGTGCGGTTCGCGGACGGGCGGCCCTTCCACGCGCTGGACCTGACCTCCGGGCGGCACGTCGCCGACCACCCCTGCGCGGCCGACCTCTACCGGGGCGTGTTCACCGTCCGGGACGCCGGCCATTGGCGCACGGTCTGGCGGGTCGGCGGGCCGGCGAAGGACCTCGTCCTCATCACCGACTACGCGCGCGAGGCCTGA
- a CDS encoding histidine phosphatase family protein: MPLRVTFVAAARGPSLLAERFEDDRPLDGAGWDEVQRVAGDLLPLAAAELRYCSPTPRSRATGDALGYAPLVQPALRDCDMGRWRGLTLGEAMAREPDAVDAWLADPWSTPHGGESLLVFISRVGGWLDTRPADDGGRIVAVAEPSVIRAALVYALKAPPSTYWNIDVRPLSTTTVTGRSGRWNLRLDGGGAQASRA; encoded by the coding sequence ATGCCACTGAGGGTCACGTTCGTCGCCGCCGCGCGCGGTCCCTCCCTGCTCGCGGAGCGCTTCGAGGACGACCGGCCGCTGGACGGGGCCGGCTGGGACGAGGTGCAGCGCGTCGCCGGGGACCTGCTGCCGCTGGCGGCGGCCGAGCTGCGCTACTGCTCGCCGACCCCGCGCAGCCGGGCCACCGGTGACGCCCTGGGGTACGCCCCGCTGGTCCAGCCGGCGCTGCGCGACTGCGACATGGGCCGCTGGCGCGGCCTGACGCTGGGCGAGGCGATGGCCCGGGAGCCGGACGCGGTGGACGCCTGGCTGGCCGATCCGTGGTCCACCCCGCACGGCGGCGAGTCCCTGCTGGTGTTCATCTCCCGGGTCGGCGGCTGGCTGGACACCCGGCCGGCGGACGACGGCGGCCGGATCGTCGCGGTGGCCGAACCGTCGGTGATCCGCGCGGCCCTCGTCTACGCCCTGAAGGCGCCCCCGTCCACCTACTGGAACATCGACGTCCGTCCGCTGTCCACGACCACGGTCACGGGCCGCTCGGGCCGCTGGAACCTCCGCCTCGACGGGGGCGGCGCTCAGGCCTCGCGCGCGTAG
- a CDS encoding GtrA family protein, with amino-acid sequence MPNRSLPRQIVAFAVVGAVNTATYYGLYLLFLIRLPYLAAHTLAFTLSMTGSFFLNARFTYRTRPTWRKFLLFPLTNVTNFVITTAGVYLIVDVLHAGHRYAPLLASAAAIPVTFVVSRRVMLPAAKPAAPAGTGDSGGVRGTADAA; translated from the coding sequence ATGCCGAATCGCTCGCTGCCCCGCCAGATAGTGGCGTTCGCCGTGGTCGGTGCGGTGAACACGGCCACCTACTACGGGCTTTATCTGCTGTTCCTCATCCGGCTGCCGTATCTCGCCGCGCACACCCTGGCATTCACGCTCAGCATGACCGGCTCCTTCTTCCTCAATGCCCGCTTCACCTACCGGACGCGGCCGACCTGGCGGAAGTTCCTGCTGTTCCCGCTGACGAACGTGACCAATTTCGTGATCACGACGGCCGGGGTCTATCTGATCGTGGACGTCCTCCACGCCGGTCACCGCTACGCGCCCCTCCTGGCCTCGGCGGCGGCGATCCCGGTGACGTTCGTCGTGTCCCGCCGCGTGATGCTGCCGGCCGCCAAGCCCGCCGCGCCTGCCGGGACGGGCGACTCCGGCGGGGTCCGCGGCACCGCCGACGCCGCGTGA
- the argJ gene encoding bifunctional glutamate N-acetyltransferase/amino-acid acetyltransferase ArgJ, whose amino-acid sequence MSVTAAKGFTAAGIAAGIKENGNPDLALVVNNGPRRAAAGVFTSNRVKAAPVLWSEQVLKSGQVSAVVLNSGGANACTGPKGFQDTHATAEKAAEVLGRGAVEVAVCSTGLIGVLLPMDKVLTGLDTAAAQLSEHGGEKAAIAIRTTDTVHKTAVVSGDGWTVGGMAKGAGMLAPGLATMLVVLTTDADLDSATLDKALRAATRVTFDRVDSDGCMSTNDTVLLLASGSAGVTPGYAEFAEAVRQVCDDLGRQLIGDAEGASKDIRVEVINAATEEDAVEVGRSIARNNLLKCALHGEDPNWGRVLSAIGTTRAAFEPDRLGVAINGVWVCKNGAVGEDRDRVDMRYREVHIVADLAAGGETATIWTNDLTADYVHENSAYSS is encoded by the coding sequence GTGAGCGTCACGGCAGCCAAGGGATTCACGGCGGCGGGCATCGCCGCCGGGATCAAGGAGAACGGCAACCCCGACCTGGCCCTCGTGGTCAACAACGGGCCCCGCCGTGCCGCCGCCGGCGTCTTCACCTCCAACCGTGTGAAGGCCGCGCCGGTCCTCTGGTCCGAGCAGGTCCTCAAGAGCGGCCAGGTCTCCGCCGTCGTCCTCAACTCCGGCGGCGCCAACGCCTGTACGGGCCCCAAGGGCTTCCAGGACACCCACGCCACCGCCGAGAAGGCCGCCGAGGTGCTCGGCCGCGGCGCCGTCGAGGTCGCCGTCTGCTCCACCGGGCTCATCGGCGTGCTGCTGCCCATGGACAAGGTGCTCACGGGCCTGGACACGGCCGCCGCCCAGTTGTCCGAGCACGGCGGCGAGAAGGCCGCCATCGCCATCAGGACCACCGACACCGTCCACAAGACCGCCGTGGTCAGCGGGGACGGCTGGACCGTGGGCGGCATGGCCAAGGGCGCCGGCATGCTCGCGCCGGGCCTCGCCACCATGCTGGTCGTCCTCACCACCGACGCCGACCTCGACAGCGCCACCCTGGACAAGGCCCTGCGCGCCGCCACCAGGGTCACCTTCGACCGGGTCGACTCCGACGGCTGCATGTCCACCAACGACACGGTGCTGCTGCTCGCCTCCGGCTCCGCCGGTGTCACCCCCGGGTACGCGGAGTTCGCCGAGGCCGTACGGCAGGTCTGCGACGACCTCGGCCGGCAGCTCATCGGGGACGCCGAGGGAGCCAGCAAGGACATCAGGGTCGAGGTGATCAACGCCGCGACCGAGGAGGACGCCGTCGAGGTGGGCCGCTCCATCGCCCGCAACAACCTCCTCAAGTGCGCGCTGCACGGCGAGGACCCCAACTGGGGCCGGGTCCTGTCCGCGATCGGCACCACCCGGGCCGCCTTCGAGCCGGACCGGCTGGGCGTCGCCATCAACGGCGTCTGGGTCTGCAAGAACGGAGCCGTGGGCGAGGACCGGGACCGGGTCGACATGCGCTACCGCGAGGTGCACATCGTCGCCGACCTCGCCGCGGGCGGCGAGACCGCGACCATCTGGACCAACGACCTGACCGCCGACTACGTCCACGAGAACAGCGCCTACTCCTCATGA
- a CDS encoding alpha-L-arabinofuranosidase C-terminal domain-containing protein: MSRTARWRLGLGASAVLLAATVLPAPAHAEDVTDYAITVDPSATGPKIDRTMYGVFFEDINRAADGGLYAELVQNRSFEYSADDNTAYTPLTAWTVSGAARVVDDSGRLGDRNRDYLSLGAGSSVTNTGYNTGVAVRDGQKYDFSVWARADAGTTLTVTLQDAGGTLATARRITVGTHGWARYRAAFTATRTSTTGRLTVASRAAAALDMVSLFPRDTYRHEPNGLRKDLAEKVAALHPGFVRFPGGCLVNTGSMQDYSEASGWQRKRAYQWKDTVGPVEERATNANFWGYNQSYGLGYYEYFRFAEDIGAMPLPVVPALVTGCGQNRAVDDDALLARHIQDTLDLIEFANGPATSKWGKVRARMGHPRPFHLTHIEVGNEENLPTEFFARFTRFRAAIQAAYPSMQVISNSGPDDSGQTFDTAWKLNRDAGVGLVDEHYYKSPRWFLQNNHRYDSYDRSGPKVFLGEYASQGNAFRNGLAEAAYMTGLERNADVVRLASYAPLFANADAVQWSPDMVWFDNHASWGSANYEVQKLFMTNVGDRVVPSTATTTPDVSGPLTGAVGLSTWDTAAAYDDVRVTAADGSTLLSDDFSGDAARWTHTGTGSWSVRDGRYVQSDDSAENTMVQAGDPRWHDYDLHVKATKTSGKEGFLVAFGVKDTGNYYWWNIGGWNNTRSAVEQTADGGRATLLSGAGSVETGRTYDIRVTVRGRQVTLFLDGQEWGRFTDDKPAEPFRQVVTRDARTGELIVKVVNARSAEARTAIDLGGTRVAPRARVTTLAAAPDAVNTGTSTPVAPRTSVFTGAAGRFTYTFPANSITFLRIREK, translated from the coding sequence ATGTCACGCACCGCCCGCTGGAGACTCGGCCTGGGAGCGAGCGCCGTCCTGCTCGCCGCCACCGTCCTCCCCGCCCCCGCCCACGCCGAGGACGTCACCGACTACGCGATCACCGTCGATCCCTCGGCCACGGGGCCGAAGATCGACAGGACGATGTACGGCGTCTTCTTCGAGGACATCAACCGCGCCGCCGACGGCGGCCTGTACGCCGAACTGGTCCAGAACCGGTCCTTCGAGTACTCCGCCGACGACAACACGGCCTACACCCCGCTGACCGCCTGGACGGTCTCCGGCGCCGCACGGGTCGTGGACGACTCCGGCCGCCTCGGCGACCGCAACCGTGACTACCTCTCCCTGGGCGCCGGTTCGTCCGTCACGAACACCGGCTACAACACCGGCGTCGCCGTGCGGGACGGCCAGAAGTACGACTTCTCGGTGTGGGCCCGCGCCGACGCCGGCACCACGCTGACCGTGACCCTCCAGGACGCCGGCGGCACGCTCGCGACCGCCCGGCGGATCACCGTGGGCACACACGGCTGGGCCCGCTACCGTGCCGCCTTCACCGCGACCCGCACCAGCACCACCGGCCGGCTCACCGTGGCGTCCCGCGCCGCCGCGGCCCTGGACATGGTGTCCCTCTTCCCCCGCGACACCTACCGGCACGAGCCCAACGGCCTGCGCAAGGACCTCGCCGAGAAGGTCGCCGCCCTGCACCCGGGCTTCGTCCGCTTCCCCGGCGGCTGCCTGGTCAACACCGGCTCCATGCAGGACTACAGCGAGGCCTCCGGCTGGCAGCGCAAGCGCGCCTACCAGTGGAAGGACACGGTGGGCCCGGTCGAGGAACGCGCCACCAACGCGAACTTCTGGGGCTACAACCAGAGTTACGGCCTCGGCTACTACGAGTACTTCCGCTTCGCCGAGGACATCGGCGCCATGCCGCTGCCCGTCGTCCCGGCCCTGGTGACCGGCTGCGGCCAGAACCGGGCCGTCGACGACGACGCACTGCTCGCCCGGCACATCCAGGACACCCTGGACCTCATCGAGTTCGCCAACGGCCCGGCGACCTCGAAGTGGGGGAAGGTCCGCGCCCGGATGGGCCACCCCAGGCCCTTCCACCTCACCCACATCGAGGTCGGCAACGAGGAGAACCTGCCCACCGAGTTCTTCGCCCGCTTCACCCGGTTCCGCGCGGCGATCCAAGCCGCGTACCCGTCCATGCAGGTGATCTCCAACTCCGGCCCCGACGACTCCGGCCAGACCTTCGACACGGCCTGGAAACTCAACCGGGACGCCGGGGTCGGCCTGGTCGACGAGCACTACTACAAGAGCCCCCGGTGGTTCCTCCAGAACAACCACCGCTACGACTCCTACGACCGCTCCGGCCCCAAGGTCTTCCTCGGCGAGTACGCCTCCCAGGGCAACGCCTTCAGGAACGGCCTCGCCGAGGCGGCGTACATGACCGGCCTGGAACGCAACGCGGACGTGGTCCGGCTGGCCTCCTACGCACCGCTGTTCGCCAACGCGGACGCCGTGCAGTGGAGCCCCGACATGGTGTGGTTCGACAACCACGCCTCCTGGGGATCGGCCAACTACGAGGTCCAGAAACTCTTCATGACCAACGTCGGCGACCGGGTGGTGCCCAGTACGGCCACCACCACCCCGGACGTGAGCGGACCCCTCACCGGCGCCGTCGGCCTGTCCACCTGGGACACCGCCGCCGCCTACGACGACGTGCGGGTCACCGCGGCCGACGGCAGCACACTGCTGAGCGACGACTTCTCCGGCGACGCCGCCCGGTGGACGCACACCGGCACCGGTAGCTGGTCCGTCCGGGACGGCCGGTACGTCCAGAGCGACGACAGCGCCGAGAACACCATGGTCCAGGCCGGTGACCCGCGCTGGCACGACTACGACCTGCACGTGAAGGCCACCAAGACGTCCGGCAAGGAAGGCTTCCTCGTCGCCTTCGGGGTCAAGGACACCGGGAACTACTACTGGTGGAACATCGGCGGCTGGAACAACACCCGGTCGGCGGTCGAGCAGACCGCGGACGGCGGCAGGGCCACGCTGCTGTCCGGGGCCGGATCGGTGGAGACCGGCCGCACCTACGACATCCGCGTCACGGTCCGGGGCCGTCAGGTCACCCTCTTCCTGGACGGCCAGGAGTGGGGCCGCTTCACCGACGACAAGCCGGCCGAACCGTTCCGCCAGGTCGTCACCCGGGACGCGCGGACCGGCGAGCTGATCGTCAAGGTCGTCAACGCCCGCTCCGCCGAGGCCCGCACGGCCATCGACCTGGGCGGCACCCGGGTCGCCCCCCGCGCCCGCGTGACCACGCTCGCCGCCGCACCGGACGCGGTCAACACCGGGACGTCCACCCCGGTCGCCCCCCGGACGTCGGTCTTCACCGGAGCCGCCGGCCGGTTCACGTACACCTTCCCGGCGAACTCCATCACCTTCCTCAGGATCAGGGAGAAGTAG
- a CDS encoding glycosyltransferase family 2 protein: protein MLISIVAPCHNEEDVLARFHSEVQRVAEELLPLGHDMEFVYVDDGSRDRTLAVLEDLAGADSRVRYVSFSRNFGKEAALLAGLRHASGDSVVVMDADLQHPPELIRRMVELREQGHDQVIARRTRTGDRLARTLAARLYYRIVNRLVDVELVDGVGDFRLLSRRVVDAVLGLTEYNRFSKGLFAWVGFPSVTFTYGNAARGAGRSSWSLRGLLDYGLDGVLSFNNRPLRAALWLGLGLLLCASLYTAWIVGAALVNGVRTPGYVTIITAVTALAGVQMVMLGVIGEYTGRIYYEVKGRPHFLVKATNVERTKDLIP from the coding sequence ATGCTGATATCGATCGTCGCGCCCTGCCACAACGAGGAGGACGTCCTCGCCCGCTTCCACTCGGAGGTCCAGCGGGTCGCCGAGGAACTGCTGCCGCTCGGGCACGACATGGAGTTCGTGTACGTCGACGACGGCAGCCGCGACCGTACCCTCGCCGTCCTGGAGGACCTGGCCGGCGCCGACTCCCGGGTGCGCTACGTCTCCTTCAGCCGCAACTTCGGCAAGGAGGCGGCCCTGCTCGCCGGTCTCCGGCACGCCTCGGGCGACTCGGTCGTCGTCATGGACGCCGACCTCCAGCACCCGCCGGAGCTGATCCGGCGCATGGTCGAACTGCGCGAGCAGGGCCACGACCAGGTCATCGCCCGGCGCACCCGCACCGGCGACCGGCTCGCCCGCACCCTCGCCGCCCGCCTGTACTACCGGATCGTCAACCGTCTGGTCGACGTCGAACTCGTCGACGGCGTCGGCGACTTCCGGCTGCTGTCGCGCCGTGTGGTGGACGCGGTCCTGGGCCTCACCGAGTACAACCGCTTCTCCAAGGGCCTGTTCGCCTGGGTGGGTTTCCCGAGCGTCACCTTCACCTACGGGAACGCGGCACGGGGGGCCGGCCGCAGCTCCTGGTCCCTGCGCGGCCTGCTCGACTACGGCCTCGACGGCGTGCTGTCCTTCAACAACCGCCCCCTGCGCGCCGCCCTCTGGCTCGGCCTCGGCCTGCTGCTGTGCGCGAGCCTGTACACGGCCTGGATCGTGGGCGCGGCGCTCGTCAACGGCGTCCGGACGCCCGGGTATGTCACCATCATCACCGCGGTCACCGCGCTCGCCGGGGTGCAGATGGTCATGCTCGGTGTCATCGGCGAGTACACCGGCCGCATCTACTACGAGGTGAAGGGCCGCCCGCACTTCCTGGTGAAGGCGACCAACGTGGAACGGACGAAGGACCTCATCCCGTGA
- the argC gene encoding N-acetyl-gamma-glutamyl-phosphate reductase: MAVRVAVAGASGYAGGEVLRLLLAHPEAEIGALTGNSNAGQRLGALQPHLLPLADRVLTETTPEALAGHDVVFLALPHGQSAAVAEQLGPDVLVVDMGADFRLADPADWETFYGSPHAGTWPYGLPELPGARTALEGSRRIAVPGCYPTAVTLALFPAYAAGLARPEAVIVAASGTSGAGKAPKPHLLGSEVMGSMAPYGVGGGHRHTPEMIQNLSGVAGERVAVSFTPTLAPMPRGILATCSAAAEEGVTAQSLRTAYEKAYAEEPFVHLLPEGQWPATASVHGSNAVSVQVAYDAAVDRIIAISAIDNLTKGTAGGAVQSMNIALGLPETTGLSTIGVAP; the protein is encoded by the coding sequence ATGGCGGTACGTGTGGCAGTGGCCGGAGCGAGCGGATACGCGGGCGGAGAGGTCCTGCGCCTGCTCCTCGCACACCCCGAGGCGGAGATCGGCGCGCTGACCGGCAACTCCAACGCCGGACAGCGGCTCGGCGCGCTCCAGCCGCACCTGCTGCCGCTGGCCGACCGCGTCCTGACCGAGACCACGCCCGAGGCGCTCGCCGGGCACGACGTGGTCTTCCTGGCACTGCCGCACGGGCAGTCCGCGGCCGTCGCCGAACAGCTCGGCCCGGACGTCCTCGTGGTCGACATGGGCGCCGACTTCCGGCTCGCCGACCCGGCCGACTGGGAGACCTTCTACGGCTCCCCGCACGCCGGTACCTGGCCCTACGGCCTCCCCGAACTGCCGGGCGCCCGCACCGCGCTGGAGGGGTCCCGGCGCATCGCGGTGCCCGGCTGCTACCCCACCGCCGTCACCCTCGCCCTGTTCCCGGCCTACGCGGCCGGACTCGCCCGGCCGGAGGCGGTGATCGTCGCCGCGTCCGGCACCTCCGGCGCGGGCAAGGCGCCCAAGCCGCACCTGCTCGGCAGCGAGGTCATGGGCTCCATGGCGCCGTACGGCGTCGGCGGCGGCCACCGGCACACCCCCGAGATGATCCAGAACCTCAGCGGCGTCGCGGGGGAGCGGGTCGCGGTGTCCTTCACCCCGACCCTCGCGCCGATGCCCCGCGGGATCCTCGCGACGTGCAGCGCCGCCGCGGAAGAAGGGGTGACCGCGCAGTCCCTGCGGACCGCGTACGAGAAGGCCTACGCCGAAGAGCCCTTCGTCCACCTGCTGCCCGAGGGCCAGTGGCCCGCCACGGCGTCCGTCCACGGTTCCAACGCCGTATCGGTGCAGGTCGCGTACGACGCCGCCGTGGACCGCATCATCGCGATCAGCGCCATCGACAACCTGACCAAGGGCACCGCGGGCGGCGCCGTCCAGAGCATGAACATCGCCCTCGGTCTCCCCGAGACCACCGGACTTTCCACGATCGGAGTCGCACCGTGA
- a CDS encoding YfhO family protein, with protein MDRPTPTDMPRRAAALLAAAVTITALCAGDTLARSYPFGPRTRSVNDLGNQYVPFHAHLWDLLHGRADGGLLVNWRSGYGTSFLPDLGTYLGSPFAPLVALFPRDRIDLAVYAVTLLKTASAAAAMAWLLLTLRPGRWWAAALLGTSYALCGWSVADASYNPMWLDGLIALPLLCLAGEWALDGRRRVLGVLTVALAWTANFYTAYMATLGAALVLLLRLLLARPPRRQALAAAGRATLTTVLGVGLAAPLVTVVYLGTRHAYPGRVRQFAPVPAEDVAARLLPATYGFGSPALYVGVTALLLALALPFHRAVPAPVRTGWTALVLAVALSLQWGPTHLLWHAFATPQGSPYRQAFVLCGLLVLAAWHALAHGLPDRRALGAAAALLALITALAARSSLVRVWTWPVLLLAVAGSLGGLLLLVRSGRRGRLAGLAVVLLLGTQCGEAAATSAVAARLRLGHLDDYAPWGGRQERQAAAVAGADGWPRHRTDPGREQTVGNDPMLVGGQGAAYYSSLTPDVLSRTLTALGGGWTSRGRSVQSLDNAVTDVIFSVGARVHSPPDPHRTHLPGDGGPVTVTRQDVPPLVTVRATPGTRTFGASPYRNQELLLGSRVYTVPRVSVHDDRGRPVPSGRVGTGTAVSAPTFTARCPAGTRVHLWAPHFSGTARLTGAGRAVPFRYAFPRNRAAMAPLGPAPATGRVRVELVPDRPGRIPAGAVGCLDTARLRSAAARLKATGATEVAVSGGTVRARLPAGSKGIAVLAVPRIAGWRCAAGDGPERPAAAFHGLTAVPLDAHSTRVTCTFHPPGLRLGMTAGATSLTALVLLTALTAVRRRRAQAPATTTSPRERVTTAVRPRPGGDPPC; from the coding sequence ATGGACCGTCCGACCCCGACCGACATGCCGCGCCGGGCCGCCGCCCTGCTCGCCGCGGCCGTCACGATCACGGCCCTGTGCGCCGGCGACACACTGGCCCGCAGCTACCCCTTCGGCCCCCGCACCCGCAGCGTCAACGACCTGGGCAACCAGTACGTGCCCTTCCACGCCCACCTGTGGGACCTGCTGCACGGCAGGGCCGACGGCGGCCTCCTCGTCAACTGGCGGTCCGGCTACGGCACCAGCTTCCTGCCCGACCTCGGCACCTACCTCGGCAGCCCCTTCGCCCCGCTCGTCGCCCTCTTCCCCCGCGACCGGATCGACCTCGCCGTCTACGCCGTCACCCTCCTGAAGACCGCGTCCGCCGCCGCGGCCATGGCCTGGCTGCTGCTCACCCTGCGGCCCGGCCGCTGGTGGGCGGCGGCCCTGCTCGGCACCTCCTACGCCCTGTGCGGCTGGAGCGTGGCCGACGCCTCCTACAACCCGATGTGGCTCGACGGCCTGATCGCCCTGCCCCTGCTGTGCCTGGCGGGTGAGTGGGCGCTCGACGGACGCCGGCGGGTCCTCGGCGTGCTGACCGTCGCCCTCGCCTGGACCGCGAACTTCTACACCGCCTACATGGCCACCCTCGGCGCCGCGCTGGTCCTGCTGCTGCGCCTGCTCCTGGCCCGCCCGCCCCGCCGGCAGGCGCTCGCGGCGGCCGGCCGCGCCACCCTCACCACCGTGCTCGGTGTGGGCCTCGCCGCCCCGCTCGTGACGGTCGTCTACCTCGGCACCCGGCACGCCTACCCCGGCCGCGTACGACAGTTCGCCCCGGTGCCCGCCGAGGACGTGGCGGCCCGGCTGCTCCCCGCCACCTACGGCTTCGGCTCCCCGGCCCTCTACGTCGGCGTCACCGCCCTCCTCCTCGCCCTCGCCCTGCCCTTCCACCGAGCGGTCCCCGCCCCCGTCCGCACCGGCTGGACCGCGCTGGTGCTCGCGGTGGCCCTGTCCCTCCAGTGGGGCCCCACCCATCTGCTCTGGCACGCCTTCGCCACCCCGCAGGGCAGCCCCTACCGGCAGGCGTTCGTGCTGTGCGGGCTGCTCGTCCTCGCCGCCTGGCACGCCCTGGCGCACGGCCTCCCGGACCGGCGCGCCCTCGGCGCCGCGGCCGCGCTGCTCGCCCTGATCACGGCCCTCGCGGCCCGCAGCAGCCTGGTGCGGGTATGGACCTGGCCGGTGCTGCTGCTCGCCGTCGCCGGGTCGCTGGGCGGGCTCCTCCTCCTGGTCCGCTCCGGGCGGCGCGGCCGGCTCGCCGGGCTGGCCGTCGTCCTGCTGCTCGGCACCCAGTGCGGCGAGGCCGCCGCCACCTCCGCCGTCGCCGCCCGGCTGCGCCTGGGGCACCTGGACGACTACGCGCCCTGGGGCGGCCGGCAGGAGCGGCAGGCGGCGGCGGTCGCCGGGGCCGACGGCTGGCCCCGCCACCGCACCGACCCCGGCCGCGAACAGACCGTCGGCAACGACCCGATGCTGGTGGGAGGCCAGGGCGCCGCGTACTACAGCAGCCTGACCCCGGACGTCCTCAGCCGCACCCTCACCGCCCTCGGCGGCGGCTGGACCTCGCGGGGCCGCAGCGTGCAGAGCCTGGACAACGCGGTCACGGACGTGATCTTCTCCGTCGGCGCCCGGGTCCACTCGCCGCCCGACCCGCACCGGACGCACCTGCCGGGGGACGGCGGCCCGGTGACCGTGACCCGGCAGGACGTGCCGCCCCTGGTGACCGTCCGCGCCACGCCCGGCACGAGGACGTTCGGGGCGTCGCCGTACCGCAACCAGGAACTGCTGCTCGGCAGCCGCGTCTACACCGTGCCCCGCGTCAGCGTCCACGACGACCGCGGGCGGCCGGTGCCGTCCGGCCGGGTCGGCACCGGCACCGCCGTGTCCGCGCCGACGTTCACCGCCCGGTGCCCGGCCGGCACCCGGGTCCACCTGTGGGCCCCGCACTTCTCCGGCACCGCACGGCTCACCGGCGCCGGGCGCGCTGTCCCGTTCCGCTACGCGTTCCCGCGCAACCGGGCCGCCATGGCACCCCTCGGCCCGGCCCCGGCCACCGGACGGGTCCGCGTCGAGCTGGTCCCCGACCGGCCCGGCCGCATCCCGGCCGGCGCCGTCGGCTGCCTGGACACCGCCCGGCTGCGCTCCGCCGCCGCCCGGCTGAAGGCCACCGGCGCCACCGAGGTCGCCGTCTCCGGCGGCACCGTACGGGCCCGGCTGCCCGCCGGCAGCAAGGGGATCGCGGTCCTGGCCGTCCCCCGGATCGCCGGCTGGCGGTGCGCCGCGGGCGACGGCCCCGAACGGCCCGCCGCCGCCTTCCACGGCCTGACCGCCGTACCGCTCGACGCCCACTCCACCCGTGTGACCTGCACCTTCCACCCACCCGGACTGCGGCTGGGCATGACGGCCGGGGCCACCTCGCTGACGGCCCTCGTCCTGCTCACCGCCCTCACCGCCGTCCGCCGCCGGCGCGCCCAGGCACCGGCCACGACCACATCACCGCGCGAGCGCGTGACCACCGCTGTCCGACCGCGCCCAGGGGGAGACCCGCCATGCTGA
- a CDS encoding carboxymuconolactone decarboxylase family protein — protein MSDRRSTTRDERFAHGLEVLESVDGEAGRRVIDSLADISPELGHQIVAWGFGEIYARPELAPRDRQLVTLGMLTALGGCEAQLEVHVNAALNVGLTPEQIVEALLHSATYCGFPRALNATFVAKKVFAERGLLPAGRQPADGAPTSP, from the coding sequence ATGAGCGACCGACGCAGCACCACCCGTGACGAACGTTTCGCCCATGGCCTGGAGGTACTGGAGTCCGTCGACGGCGAGGCCGGCCGGCGGGTCATCGACTCGCTCGCCGACATCAGCCCCGAGCTGGGACACCAGATCGTCGCCTGGGGATTCGGCGAGATCTACGCCCGGCCCGAGCTGGCGCCCCGGGACCGCCAGTTGGTCACCCTGGGCATGCTGACCGCCCTCGGCGGCTGCGAGGCCCAGCTCGAGGTGCACGTCAACGCGGCGCTGAACGTGGGGCTCACCCCGGAGCAGATCGTGGAGGCGCTGCTGCACTCGGCCACTTACTGCGGTTTCCCCAGGGCGCTGAACGCCACCTTCGTCGCGAAGAAGGTGTTCGCCGAGCGCGGGCTGCTGCCGGCCGGGCGGCAGCCCGCGGACGGGGCGCCTACTTCTCCCTGA